The Streptomyces sp. NBC_01275 genome has a segment encoding these proteins:
- the ggt gene encoding gamma-glutamyltransferase — MRRPLARKLSVLAVSAAVVSVGAAAPPAAGSTAVEKVPVAVGYGGAVASVDVDASAAGIEVLRKGGNAVDAAVATAAALGVTEPYSSGIGGGGYFVYYDAKTRAVHTIDGRETAPLTADSGLFLEDGKPLAFADAVSSGLGVGTPGTPATWATALSKWGSRKLAAVLEPAERIARDGFTVDDTFRTQTAANETRFRYFPDTAKLFLPGGQLPVVGSTFKNPELARTYQELGRKGVAALYRGDLGEDIVDTVNKPPVDPSSGWKARPGKLSAEDLAAYRAKLQAPTKTSYRGLGVYSIAPSSSGGTTVGEALNILEKTDLSKASEAQYLHRYIEASRIAFADRGRWLGDPAFEDVPTKQLLSQRYADSRACLIKDDAVLTSPLAPGDPSHPAACDTGGTAAPTTYEGENTTHLTVADKWGNVVSYTLTIEQTGGSAITVPGRGFLLNNELTDFSFAPANPAVHDPNLPGPGKRPRSSISPTIVLDKNDKPVVALGSPGGSTIITTVLQTLTEFLDRGLPLVDAIAAPRASQRNAAQTELEPGLYGSDVAKQLEAIGHSFKLNPEIGAATGVQRLPNGKWLAAAETVRRGGGSAQVVYPAS; from the coding sequence ATGCGTCGCCCCCTCGCGCGGAAACTGTCGGTGCTGGCGGTATCCGCCGCCGTGGTGTCGGTGGGGGCGGCAGCGCCACCCGCCGCCGGGAGCACGGCAGTCGAGAAGGTCCCCGTCGCCGTCGGCTACGGAGGAGCCGTCGCCAGCGTCGACGTGGACGCCTCCGCGGCCGGCATCGAGGTGCTGCGCAAGGGCGGCAACGCCGTCGACGCGGCCGTCGCCACCGCCGCCGCCCTCGGCGTCACCGAGCCCTACTCCTCCGGCATCGGCGGAGGCGGCTACTTCGTCTACTACGACGCCAAGACCCGTGCGGTGCACACCATCGACGGCCGGGAGACCGCTCCGCTGACCGCGGACTCCGGCCTCTTCCTGGAGGACGGCAAGCCGCTCGCCTTCGCGGACGCCGTCAGCAGCGGCCTGGGCGTCGGCACCCCGGGCACGCCCGCCACATGGGCGACCGCGCTGTCGAAGTGGGGCAGCAGAAAGCTCGCCGCGGTGCTCGAACCCGCCGAGCGCATCGCCCGCGACGGCTTCACCGTCGACGACACCTTCCGCACCCAGACCGCCGCCAACGAGACCCGCTTCCGCTACTTCCCGGACACCGCGAAGCTGTTCCTGCCCGGCGGACAACTCCCCGTCGTCGGCTCGACGTTCAAGAACCCCGAGCTCGCCAGGACCTACCAGGAGCTGGGCCGCAAGGGCGTCGCCGCGCTCTACCGGGGCGACCTGGGCGAGGACATCGTCGACACGGTCAACAAGCCGCCCGTGGACCCGAGTTCCGGCTGGAAGGCCCGCCCCGGGAAGCTGTCCGCCGAGGACCTCGCCGCCTACCGCGCCAAGCTCCAGGCGCCCACCAAGACGTCGTACCGAGGCCTGGGCGTCTACTCCATCGCGCCCTCGTCGTCGGGCGGAACGACGGTCGGCGAGGCGCTCAACATCCTGGAGAAGACGGACCTTTCCAAGGCGAGCGAGGCGCAGTATCTGCACCGCTACATCGAAGCCAGCCGGATCGCCTTCGCCGACCGCGGACGCTGGCTCGGCGACCCCGCCTTCGAGGACGTGCCGACGAAGCAGCTGCTGTCACAGAGGTACGCCGACTCGCGCGCCTGCCTGATCAAGGACGACGCGGTGCTCACCAGCCCCCTCGCGCCCGGCGACCCGAGCCACCCGGCCGCCTGCGACACCGGCGGCACCGCCGCGCCGACGACCTACGAGGGCGAGAACACCACGCATCTCACGGTCGCCGACAAGTGGGGCAACGTCGTCTCCTACACGCTCACCATCGAGCAGACCGGCGGCAGCGCCATCACCGTCCCGGGCCGGGGCTTCCTCCTCAACAACGAGCTGACGGACTTCTCCTTCGCGCCGGCCAACCCGGCCGTGCACGACCCGAACCTGCCCGGTCCGGGCAAGCGGCCGCGGTCGTCGATCTCCCCGACCATCGTGCTGGACAAGAACGACAAGCCCGTCGTGGCGCTCGGTTCGCCCGGCGGCTCGACCATCATCACCACCGTGCTGCAGACCCTCACCGAGTTCCTCGACCGCGGACTGCCCCTCGTCGACGCCATCGCCGCACCCCGCGCCAGCCAGCGCAACGCGGCCCAGACCGAACTCGAACCCGGCCTGTACGGAAGCGACGTGGCCAAGCAGCTGGAGGCCATCGGGCACTCCTTCAAGCTGAACCCGGAGATCGGCGCGGCGACCGGCGTACAGCGACTGCCGAACGGCAAGTGGCTGGCCGCCGCCGAGACCGTACGGCGCGGCGGCGGCTCGGCCCAGGTCGTGTACCCGGCCTCATAG
- a CDS encoding ATP-dependent Clp protease ATP-binding subunit, protein MTSGFTSPEGNGDPFGEFLARFFGGPRPGPRRQINIGQLLSQPARDLVRGAAQYAAEHGSRDLDTEHLLRAALSAEPTRTLLSRAGADPDSLATEIDERSGPAQHPPGEGPPPTSLSLTPAAKRALLDAHELARSRGAGHIGPEHVLSALASNPDSAAGHILNAARFASTGMPPEPPEADRAHPERPGPTGTPTLDKYGRDLTDLARQGRVDPVIGRDDEIEQTIEVLSRRGKNNPVLIGDAGVGKTAVVEGLAQRIADDDVPDVLGGRRVIALDLTGVVAGTRYRGDFEERLNSIVGEISAHSDQLIVFIDELHTVVGAGGGGEAGSMDAGNILKPALARGELHIVGATTLEEYRRIEKDAALARRFQPILVPEPSVVDAIEILRGLRDRYEAHHQVRYTDEALVAAVELSDRYLTDRRLPDKAIDLIDQAGARVRLGARTKGTDVRAMEREVEQLARDKDQAVADESYEEATRLRDRIVQLRKRITDVTGEEAADEGRHLEVTAEAVAEVVSRQTGIPVASLTQEEKDRLLGLEERLHERVVGQEEAVRVVADAVLRSRAGLASPDRPIGSFLFLGPTGVGKTELARALAQALFGSEERMVRLDMSEYQERHTVSRLVGAPPGYVGHEEAGQLTEAVRRHPYSLLLLDEVEKAHPDVFNILLQVLDDGRLTDAQGRRVDFTNTVIVMTSNLGSEAIIRRGGGIGFGSGSGEGDEEARREQILRPLREHFRPEFLNRIDEIVVFRELTSEQLRQITDLLLQKTRRLVHAQGVTVEFGDAAVDWLAERGYQPEYGARPLRRTIQREVDNQLSRLLLDGRVKDGDRVRVEVEDGRLAFRTQPPDPAPAAVEL, encoded by the coding sequence ATGACCAGCGGCTTCACCAGCCCGGAGGGCAACGGCGACCCCTTCGGCGAATTCCTGGCCCGCTTCTTCGGCGGGCCCCGCCCCGGCCCCCGCCGGCAGATCAACATCGGCCAGCTGCTCAGCCAGCCCGCCAGGGACCTCGTGCGCGGCGCGGCCCAGTACGCCGCCGAGCACGGCAGCCGCGACCTGGACACCGAGCACCTGTTGCGCGCGGCCCTCTCCGCGGAGCCCACCCGCACGCTGCTCAGCCGGGCCGGCGCGGACCCCGACTCCCTCGCGACGGAGATCGACGAGCGTTCGGGCCCGGCCCAGCACCCGCCGGGCGAGGGACCCCCGCCGACCTCGCTCTCCCTCACCCCGGCCGCCAAGCGCGCCCTGCTGGACGCCCATGAGCTGGCGCGCTCGCGCGGCGCCGGGCACATCGGCCCGGAGCATGTGCTCAGCGCCCTCGCCTCGAACCCGGACTCCGCGGCCGGTCACATCCTCAACGCGGCCCGCTTCGCCTCCACCGGCATGCCGCCGGAGCCCCCGGAGGCCGACCGGGCCCACCCCGAGCGGCCGGGGCCCACCGGCACGCCCACCCTGGACAAGTACGGCCGCGATCTCACCGACCTGGCCCGCCAGGGCCGGGTGGACCCGGTGATCGGGCGGGACGACGAGATCGAGCAGACCATCGAGGTGCTCTCCCGGCGCGGCAAGAACAACCCGGTGCTGATCGGCGACGCGGGCGTCGGCAAGACCGCCGTCGTCGAGGGGCTGGCGCAGCGCATCGCGGACGACGACGTGCCGGACGTGCTCGGCGGACGCCGGGTGATCGCCCTGGACCTGACCGGCGTGGTCGCGGGCACCCGCTACCGCGGCGACTTCGAGGAACGCCTCAACAGCATCGTGGGCGAGATCAGCGCCCACTCCGACCAGCTGATCGTCTTCATCGACGAGCTGCACACCGTCGTCGGCGCGGGCGGAGGCGGCGAGGCCGGCTCGATGGACGCCGGCAACATCCTCAAGCCGGCCCTGGCCCGCGGCGAGCTGCACATCGTGGGGGCGACGACGCTGGAGGAGTACCGGCGCATCGAGAAGGACGCGGCGCTGGCCCGCCGCTTCCAGCCGATCCTCGTCCCCGAGCCGTCCGTCGTGGACGCGATCGAGATCCTGCGCGGCCTGCGCGACCGCTACGAGGCCCACCACCAGGTCCGCTACACCGACGAGGCGCTCGTCGCCGCCGTGGAGCTGTCCGACCGCTATCTCACCGACCGCCGCCTGCCCGACAAGGCCATCGACCTGATCGACCAGGCCGGCGCCCGGGTGCGGCTCGGCGCCCGCACGAAGGGCACGGACGTGCGCGCCATGGAGCGCGAGGTCGAGCAGCTCGCCCGTGACAAGGACCAGGCCGTCGCGGACGAGAGTTACGAGGAGGCCACCCGGTTGCGGGACCGCATCGTGCAGCTGAGGAAGCGCATCACGGACGTGACCGGCGAGGAGGCGGCCGACGAGGGACGGCATCTGGAGGTCACCGCCGAGGCCGTCGCCGAGGTGGTGTCACGGCAGACCGGCATCCCGGTCGCCAGCCTCACCCAGGAGGAGAAGGACCGTCTGCTCGGTCTGGAGGAGCGGCTGCACGAGCGGGTCGTCGGCCAGGAGGAGGCGGTGCGGGTCGTCGCGGACGCGGTGCTGCGCTCGCGCGCCGGGCTGGCCAGCCCGGACCGGCCGATCGGCAGCTTCCTCTTCCTGGGGCCGACCGGAGTCGGCAAGACGGAACTAGCCCGGGCGCTCGCCCAGGCGCTGTTCGGCAGCGAGGAGCGCATGGTCCGGCTCGACATGAGCGAGTACCAGGAGCGGCACACCGTCAGCCGTCTGGTGGGCGCCCCGCCCGGCTACGTCGGCCACGAGGAGGCCGGCCAGCTCACCGAGGCGGTCCGCCGGCATCCGTACTCGCTGCTGCTGCTCGACGAGGTGGAGAAGGCGCATCCGGACGTCTTCAACATCCTGCTCCAGGTCCTCGACGACGGCCGGCTCACCGACGCGCAGGGCCGCAGGGTGGACTTCACCAACACGGTCATCGTGATGACCAGCAATCTCGGCTCCGAGGCGATCATCCGGCGCGGCGGCGGCATCGGCTTCGGGTCGGGGAGCGGCGAGGGCGACGAGGAGGCGCGGCGCGAGCAGATCCTGCGGCCGCTGCGCGAGCACTTCCGGCCGGAGTTCCTCAACCGCATCGACGAGATCGTCGTCTTCCGTGAGCTGACGAGCGAGCAACTGCGGCAGATCACCGACCTGTTGCTGCAGAAGACGCGGCGGCTGGTGCACGCGCAGGGCGTCACGGTCGAGTTCGGCGACGCGGCCGTCGACTGGCTGGCCGAGCGCGGCTACCAACCCGAGTACGGCGCCCGGCCGTTGCGCCGCACCATCCAGCGCGAGGTCGACAACCAGCTGTCGCGGCTGCTGCTCGACGGCCGGGTGAAGGACGGCGACCGGGTGCGGGTGGAGGTCGAGGACGGGCGGCTCGCGTTCCGCACGCAGCCGCCCGACCCCGCCCCTGCCGCCGTCGAACTATGA
- the map gene encoding type I methionyl aminopeptidase has product MVELKTNTSIDAMYEAGQVVARALTAVRKAADVGVSPLELDEVAHDVLREAGASSPFLGYRPSFAPTPFPAVLCVSVNDAIVHGIPTGQPLRDGDLVSIDFGAQLDGWVGDSALTFTVGTPRPADLRLIDAAERALAAGIEAAVVGNRIGDIAHAVGAVCRAGGYGIPDGFGGHGVGRHMHEDPPVPNEGRPGRGMRLRHGMVLAIEPMLIAGGGDGYHEAPDGWTLRTNDGSRAAHAEHTVAITDAGPRILTERR; this is encoded by the coding sequence ATGGTGGAACTGAAGACGAACACATCGATCGATGCCATGTACGAGGCGGGACAGGTCGTCGCCCGAGCCCTGACGGCGGTGCGCAAGGCCGCCGACGTGGGCGTGTCCCCGCTGGAGCTGGACGAGGTGGCGCACGACGTGCTGCGGGAGGCGGGCGCGAGCTCGCCCTTCCTCGGCTACCGCCCGTCCTTCGCGCCGACCCCGTTCCCGGCGGTGCTCTGCGTCTCCGTGAACGACGCGATCGTGCACGGCATCCCCACCGGTCAACCGCTGCGCGACGGCGACCTGGTCTCGATCGACTTCGGCGCGCAGCTGGACGGCTGGGTCGGCGACTCCGCCCTCACCTTCACCGTGGGCACGCCCCGCCCGGCGGACCTCCGACTGATCGACGCCGCGGAGCGCGCCCTCGCGGCCGGCATCGAGGCGGCGGTCGTCGGCAACCGCATCGGCGACATCGCCCACGCCGTCGGCGCGGTCTGCCGGGCCGGCGGCTACGGCATCCCGGACGGCTTCGGCGGCCACGGCGTGGGCCGGCACATGCACGAGGACCCGCCGGTCCCCAACGAGGGCCGCCCGGGCCGGGGGATGCGCCTGCGGCACGGCATGGTCCTCGCCATCGAGCCCATGCTGATCGCGGGCGGCGGCGACGGCTACCACGAGGCGCCGGACGGCTGGACCCTGCGGACGAACGACGGCTCCCGGGCGGCCCACGCGGAACACACGGTGGCCATCACGGACGCGGGCCCACGGATCCTCACCGAACGACGGTAG
- a CDS encoding helix-turn-helix domain-containing protein, which translates to MVRTPLTPEERERGERLGRLLREARGGRSMTEVAASAGISAETLRKIETGRAPTPAFFTVAALARALGLSMDKLAGLCVPAPAA; encoded by the coding sequence ATGGTGCGCACCCCGTTGACCCCAGAAGAGCGCGAACGCGGAGAACGGCTCGGCCGACTGCTCCGCGAGGCCCGCGGCGGCCGGAGCATGACCGAGGTCGCGGCGAGCGCGGGCATCTCCGCCGAGACGCTCCGCAAGATCGAGACCGGCCGCGCCCCCACCCCGGCGTTCTTCACCGTCGCCGCGCTCGCCCGCGCGCTCGGACTGTCGATGGACAAGCTGGCCGGGCTGTGTGTGCCGGCCCCGGCGGCCTGA
- a CDS encoding nitrilase-related carbon-nitrogen hydrolase, translating into MANVVRAALVQATWTGDTESMVAKHEEHAREAARQGAKIIGFQEVFNAPYFCQVQEPEHYRWAEPVPDGPTVRRMQELARETGMVIVVPVFEVEQSGFYYNTAAVIDADGSYLGKYRKHHIPQVKGFWEKYYFKPGNAGWPVFDTAVGKVGVYICYDRHFPEGWRQLGLNGAQLVYNPSATHRGLSAHLWQLEQPAAAVANEYFVAAINRVGVEEYGDNDFYGTSYFVDPRGKFVGEVASDKDEELLVRDLDLDLVEEVRQQWAFYRDRRPDAYEGLVQP; encoded by the coding sequence ATGGCCAACGTCGTACGTGCCGCACTGGTCCAGGCCACCTGGACCGGCGACACCGAGTCCATGGTGGCGAAACACGAGGAGCACGCCCGCGAGGCGGCCCGCCAGGGCGCGAAGATCATCGGTTTCCAGGAGGTCTTCAACGCTCCCTACTTCTGTCAGGTCCAGGAGCCGGAGCACTACCGCTGGGCCGAGCCGGTCCCCGACGGGCCGACCGTGCGTCGTATGCAAGAGCTCGCGCGCGAGACGGGCATGGTGATCGTCGTCCCGGTCTTCGAGGTCGAGCAGTCCGGCTTCTACTACAACACCGCCGCCGTGATCGACGCCGACGGCTCCTACCTCGGCAAATACCGCAAGCACCACATCCCGCAGGTCAAGGGTTTCTGGGAGAAGTACTACTTCAAGCCGGGCAACGCGGGCTGGCCCGTCTTCGACACGGCCGTCGGCAAGGTCGGCGTCTACATCTGCTACGACCGTCACTTCCCGGAGGGCTGGCGGCAACTCGGGCTCAACGGAGCCCAGTTGGTCTACAACCCGTCCGCCACCCACCGCGGCCTGTCCGCCCATCTCTGGCAGTTGGAGCAGCCGGCGGCCGCGGTCGCCAACGAGTACTTCGTCGCCGCCATCAACCGCGTCGGCGTCGAGGAGTACGGCGACAACGATTTCTACGGCACGTCGTACTTCGTCGACCCGCGCGGGAAGTTCGTCGGGGAGGTCGCCAGCGACAAGGACGAGGAACTTCTCGTACGCGACCTCGACCTCGATCTCGTCGAGGAGGTTCGGCAGCAGTGGGCCTTCTACCGCGACCGACGCCCCGACGCCTACGAAGGGCTGGTGCAGCCGTGA